From Mobula birostris isolate sMobBir1 chromosome 8, sMobBir1.hap1, whole genome shotgun sequence, the proteins below share one genomic window:
- the LOC140202332 gene encoding homeobox protein Nkx-3.1-like: MSVTTKPFTSFLIQDILAQQEVPGGPGRRPAPSETDASKPWPEGRRSADQKTRYGGDSETGFPTGAGHLARETDLEVGGVAVHRRAEVSPAGVRSPKKKRTRAAFSHAQVLELERRFDGQRYLSAPERADLASALKLTETQVKIWFQNRRYKTKRKMLSASQSYAVPKEQVGTMERTPFMSSYQSYRHYPYLYCLGSFSPTMW; the protein is encoded by the exons ATGTCTGTCACCACAAAACCATTCACATCTTTCCTCATCCAGGACATCCTGGCGCAGCAGGAAGTACCGGGAGGTCCCGGTCGGAGACCGGCCCCTTCAGAAACAGATGCGTCCAAGCCCTGGCCGGAGGGCAGACGGTCAGCCGACCAGAAGACTAGATACGGAGGGGATTCGGAGACTGGGTTCCCTACTGGAGCTGGACATCTTGCGAGAGAGACAGACCTGGAGGTCGGAG GCGTTGCCGTTCACAGGAGGGCCGAGGTCTCGCCCGCAGGGGTGAGAAGCCCCAAGAAAAAGCGTACGCGAGCAGCCTTCTCGCACGCCCAGGTGCTGGAGCTGGAGCGGAGATTTGACGGGCAGAGATACCTGTCAGCGCCCGAGAGGGCCGACCTGGCCAGCGCTCTGAAGCTCACCGAGACGCAGGTGAAGATCTGGTTCCAAAACCGCAGGTACAAGACCAAGAGGAAGATGCTGTCAGCCAGTCAGAGCTACGCCGTGCCCAAGGAGCAGGTGGGCACGATGGAGAGGACACCATTCATGTCCTCTTACCAAAGTTACCGGCACTATCCCTACCTGTACTGCCTGGGATCCTTTAGCCCCACCATGTGGTGA